A window of Synechococcus sp. MEDNS5 contains these coding sequences:
- a CDS encoding cobyric acid synthase: MVLGTSSGAGKSLMTAALCRVLKRRGETPLPFKGQNMSNNAWVDPGGGEMAYSQALQAWAAGREPECAMNPVLLKPQGDSTSEVIHLGRSVGTCRAEHYYRDWFRPGWAAIRQGLHTLQVQHPEGRLVLEGAGSPVEVNLQARDLTNLRLAQYLRARCLLVADIERGGVFAQIVGTLALLRPVERPLIGGLLINRFRGRRELFDEGRRWLEQNTGIPVLGVMPWLDELFPPEDSLDLLERRGRKRGAELEIAVLKLPSLSNFSDLDPLEAEPTVQLRWVEAGAPLGTPDAVVIPGSKQTLRDLGRLHSSGLASAVQRFARSGGAVFGVCGGMQMLGQELEDPDGLEGQGPDSSSGAVAGLGLLPLHTRFGGEKALRHRQSSVHWPEHQPQLSVEGFELHRGHTQALEPCSPLCEDPSLGWVAGCGDQGGIAAGTYLHGIFDNGPWRRRWLNQLRIRRGLELLSEQQPHHSRQRDALLDRLADAFETHVSLEPLL; the protein is encoded by the coding sequence ATGGTGCTCGGCACCAGCAGTGGAGCGGGGAAATCGCTGATGACCGCCGCACTGTGCCGGGTGCTGAAACGGCGCGGAGAGACCCCCCTGCCCTTCAAGGGTCAGAACATGAGCAACAACGCCTGGGTGGACCCAGGCGGCGGGGAAATGGCCTACTCCCAGGCACTCCAGGCCTGGGCCGCAGGACGGGAACCCGAATGCGCCATGAATCCGGTGTTGCTGAAACCCCAGGGCGACAGCACCAGCGAGGTGATCCACCTGGGCCGTTCGGTGGGCACCTGCCGCGCCGAGCACTACTACCGCGACTGGTTCCGGCCAGGCTGGGCAGCAATCCGCCAGGGCCTGCACACCCTGCAGGTCCAGCACCCCGAGGGGCGGCTCGTGCTCGAGGGAGCCGGCAGTCCCGTGGAAGTGAACCTTCAGGCCCGCGACCTCACGAACCTGCGCCTGGCCCAATACCTGCGGGCCCGTTGCCTCCTGGTGGCCGACATCGAACGCGGCGGGGTGTTTGCCCAGATCGTGGGCACCCTGGCTCTACTCAGGCCCGTGGAGCGCCCACTGATTGGCGGTCTGCTGATCAACCGCTTCCGCGGTCGCCGCGAATTGTTCGATGAAGGCCGGCGCTGGCTGGAGCAAAACACCGGGATCCCCGTGCTGGGGGTGATGCCTTGGCTCGATGAACTGTTTCCTCCGGAAGACTCCCTCGACCTGCTCGAGCGCCGCGGCCGTAAACGCGGCGCTGAGCTCGAGATCGCTGTGCTCAAGCTACCCTCGCTCAGCAATTTCTCCGATCTCGATCCCCTCGAGGCCGAGCCCACGGTGCAGCTGCGCTGGGTGGAAGCTGGCGCACCCCTGGGAACGCCCGATGCGGTTGTGATTCCCGGCAGCAAGCAAACCCTGCGCGATCTGGGCCGCCTGCACAGCAGCGGTCTGGCCAGCGCCGTGCAGCGCTTTGCCCGTTCAGGCGGTGCCGTCTTCGGGGTTTGCGGCGGCATGCAGATGCTCGGCCAGGAGCTGGAAGATCCCGACGGACTGGAAGGGCAGGGTCCGGACAGCAGCAGCGGCGCTGTAGCTGGCCTCGGACTTCTGCCCTTGCACACACGCTTCGGTGGCGAGAAAGCCCTGCGCCATCGGCAGAGCAGCGTGCACTGGCCCGAGCACCAACCCCAACTCAGCGTGGAGGGATTCGAGCTCCATCGCGGCCACACGCAAGCACTCGAACCCTGCAGCCCCCTCTGCGAGGACCCATCGCTGGGTTGGGTGGCCGGCTGCGGAGACCAGGGAGGCATCGCCGCTGGCACCTATCTCCATGGCATTTTCGACAACGGACCCTGGCGGCGCCGCTGGCTGAATCAGCTGCGCATCCGGCGGGGCCTGGAGCTGCTCAGTGAACAGCAGCCGCACCACAGCCGCCAACGGGATGCCCTTCTCGATCGCCTGGCCGATGCCTTTGAAACCCATGTGAGCCTGGAGCCGCTGCTGTGA
- a CDS encoding chloride channel protein — translation MTVPPPSPRHSLLRGSLRALLAGAAGGALAALVVSVVLTLQGWVWGSAVLKGLPSERPLLWCLLWCSGIGLAISLLQRHRPSSALPEMVETLTELRRPDGLQTNEGARQLLGGGLALIGGGTLGPEALMTRLIAVASHRIWRGTDRDLVAAAMAGTLGLFHSPLVGGAALAGRRWQLLWRWLPATLGGVAGFVAFRGLSDLGGGLRGVPYDWPVDREQWFGALVAAVLAGLVGCCIGGLLGRWRHWLRSLSLQERFWFSPVLTGLILGFSLWALPLSVFSGENQLKPLVLGAWSLSTGVLLLSALVKLLLVGLCLETGWRGGQFFPVILASSALGMGLHECLPFLGGLQSWSSGVVGGSLSVLLNSPLLGLVLGLTLLQGHGAGALVIGLLVGQLLQRKR, via the coding sequence GTGACCGTGCCTCCACCCTCACCCCGCCACTCCCTTTTGAGGGGCAGCCTGCGGGCCCTGCTCGCAGGGGCGGCAGGCGGAGCTCTCGCTGCTCTGGTGGTGTCGGTTGTCCTGACCCTGCAGGGGTGGGTCTGGGGTTCTGCGGTGCTGAAGGGGTTGCCATCAGAACGCCCCCTGCTCTGGTGTCTGCTCTGGTGCAGCGGAATCGGCCTGGCCATCAGCTTGCTGCAACGGCACCGGCCCTCAAGCGCCCTTCCTGAAATGGTGGAGACCCTGACGGAGCTGCGCCGGCCTGATGGCCTGCAGACCAACGAGGGTGCACGCCAGCTGCTCGGAGGAGGTCTGGCGTTGATCGGCGGCGGCACCCTCGGCCCGGAAGCATTGATGACCCGGTTGATTGCGGTGGCCAGCCATCGCATTTGGCGGGGCACCGACCGTGACCTGGTGGCTGCGGCGATGGCCGGGACGCTGGGCTTGTTCCACTCCCCCCTTGTTGGCGGGGCAGCGCTGGCTGGCCGGCGCTGGCAGTTGCTCTGGCGCTGGCTTCCAGCCACCCTCGGCGGTGTGGCTGGCTTCGTGGCGTTCAGGGGATTGAGCGACCTGGGCGGTGGCCTGCGCGGCGTGCCCTACGACTGGCCAGTGGATCGGGAGCAGTGGTTCGGGGCTCTGGTCGCTGCGGTGCTGGCCGGACTCGTGGGCTGTTGCATCGGTGGGCTGCTGGGCCGTTGGCGCCATTGGTTGCGGTCGCTGTCCCTACAGGAACGCTTCTGGTTCAGCCCGGTGCTGACCGGTCTGATCCTTGGCTTCAGCCTCTGGGCCCTGCCGCTGTCGGTGTTCTCCGGCGAGAACCAGCTCAAGCCACTGGTGCTGGGCGCCTGGTCGCTGAGCACGGGCGTGCTGCTGCTGTCCGCACTCGTGAAGCTGCTGTTGGTGGGCCTCTGCCTGGAAACCGGCTGGAGAGGGGGGCAATTCTTCCCGGTGATCCTGGCCAGCAGCGCCCTGGGCATGGGGCTGCATGAATGCCTGCCATTTCTCGGAGGCCTGCAGAGCTGGAGTTCCGGCGTTGTGGGCGGCAGCTTGTCCGTTCTGCTCAACTCGCCCCTGCTGGGGTTGGTGCTTGGTCTCACGCTTCTGCAAGGCCATGGAGCCGGAGCGCTCGTGATCGGCTTGCTCGTGGGCCAACTGCTCCAACGCAAACGCTGA
- a CDS encoding EamA family transporter, translating into MGVLAGLVAALAWTLASSLWRGLATSLSALQLNGLKNAIACLALLPVLISLPWSQEVPGLLLLLISGGIGISLGDSFYLAALRRLGTRRTLTLESLSPLAAASGGLLVMGERISGLAWLGTVMVTVSVVLVARQQPPDGTSQNDRSTREQIIGLTLALAAVICGVTGAAVSRNVLLSTDLSPIQSASARLLGGLLLLLPWLRFHGAFPQPRPKIARWPRVLLATGLGTVLGILLQQVVLQRLPLGVGITVLSTAPVMALLVARAEGDHPRASGWLASALAVAGVALAVRG; encoded by the coding sequence ATGGGTGTTCTTGCCGGTCTCGTCGCAGCATTGGCCTGGACCCTGGCCAGCAGCCTCTGGCGGGGACTGGCCACCTCCTTGAGCGCCCTGCAACTCAACGGCCTCAAGAACGCCATCGCCTGCTTGGCGCTGCTGCCCGTGCTGATCAGCCTCCCTTGGAGCCAAGAAGTGCCCGGTTTGTTGCTGCTGCTGATCAGCGGCGGCATCGGAATCTCCCTGGGGGACAGCTTTTACCTGGCCGCATTGCGGCGTTTAGGCACGCGCCGCACCCTCACCCTCGAATCACTGTCTCCTCTGGCAGCGGCCAGCGGTGGTCTGCTGGTGATGGGGGAACGGATATCAGGCCTGGCCTGGCTCGGCACGGTGATGGTCACCGTGTCCGTGGTGCTGGTGGCCCGCCAACAACCGCCGGATGGCACCAGCCAAAACGACCGGAGCACGCGCGAACAGATCATCGGGCTGACGTTGGCCCTGGCGGCGGTGATCTGTGGTGTGACAGGAGCGGCAGTCTCCCGCAATGTTCTGCTGAGCACGGATCTGAGCCCGATCCAGAGTGCCTCCGCCAGGCTGCTCGGCGGCTTGCTGCTGTTGCTTCCCTGGTTGCGATTCCATGGAGCGTTTCCGCAGCCCAGACCCAAAATCGCCCGTTGGCCACGGGTGCTGCTGGCCACAGGCCTGGGCACCGTTCTGGGAATCCTGTTGCAGCAGGTGGTGCTGCAGCGGCTGCCCCTGGGTGTGGGCATCACCGTGCTCAGCACCGCACCGGTGATGGCGCTGTTGGTGGCCCGGGCTGAAGGCGATCATCCACGCGCCTCTGGATGGCTGGCCTCAGCACTCGCGGTGGCGGGTGTGGCTCTCGCCGTTAGGGGTTAA
- a CDS encoding 2Fe-2S iron-sulfur cluster-binding protein: MPSESVMVSIQWPDGRRSRCPKGQDWLVASREAGVHIPTGCLGGSCGACEIEVNGTVVRACISTVPAPASGQLTVELATDPHW; this comes from the coding sequence ATGCCCTCAGAGTCGGTGATGGTGTCCATCCAGTGGCCGGATGGCCGCCGCAGCCGCTGCCCCAAGGGGCAGGACTGGCTTGTCGCCAGCCGGGAGGCTGGGGTGCACATTCCCACCGGATGCCTGGGCGGAAGTTGCGGCGCCTGCGAAATCGAGGTGAACGGCACCGTGGTGAGAGCCTGCATCAGCACCGTGCCTGCGCCAGCATCCGGTCAGTTGACGGTGGAACTGGCCACCGATCCCCACTGGTGA